One genomic segment of Vespa velutina chromosome 10, iVesVel2.1, whole genome shotgun sequence includes these proteins:
- the LOC124952670 gene encoding elongation factor 1-alpha, translating to MGKEKVHINIVVIGHVDSGKSTTTGHLIYKCGGIDKRTIEKFEKEAQEMGKGSFKYAWVLDKLKAERERGITIDIALWKFETSKYYVTIIDAPGHRDFIKNMITGTSQADCAVLIVAAGTGEFEAGISKNGQTREHALLAFTLGVKQLIVGVNKMDSTEPAYSETRFEEIKKEVSSYIKKIGYNPAAVAFVPISGWHGDNMLEASSKMPWFKGWQIERKEGKAEGKCLIEALDAILPPSRPTDKPLRLPLQDVYKIGGIGTVPVGRVETGVLKPGMVVTFAPAGLTTEVKSVEMHHEALLEAVPGDNVGFNVKNVSVKELRRGFVAGDSKSNPPKGAADFTAQVIVLNHPGQISNGYTPVLDCHTAHIACKFAEIKEKCDRRTGKTTEENPKSIKSGDAAIVTLVPSKPMCVESFQEFPPLGRFAVRDMRQTVAVGVIKAVTFKDASGGKVTKAAEKAQKKK from the exons ATGGGTAAAGAAAAAGTGCATATTAACATTGTCGTCATCGGACACGTAGATTCTGGGAAATCAACTACCACTGGacatttgatttataaatgcGGTGGTATCGATAAGCGTACCATTGAAAAGTTCGAGAAGGAAGCCCAAGAA ATGGGTAAGGGTTCCTTCAAATATGCATGGGTTTTGGATAAGCTAAAAGCAGAACGTGAACGTGGCATTACTATCGACATTGCTCTTTGGAAATTCGAAACCTCCAAATATTATGTCACAATCATAGATGCACCTGGACACAGAGATTTCATAAAAAACATGATTACTGGTACTTCCCAAGCGGATTGTGCCGTATTGATTGTTGCTGCTGGTACCGGAGAATTTGAAGCTGGTATTTCAAAGAATGGACAAACTCGTGAACACGCATTACTGGCTTTTACGCTTGGTGTAAAACAACTCATTGTTGGTGTCAACAAAATGGACTCTACCGAGCCTGCATACTCTGAGACTcgttttgaagaaataaagaaagaagtatcatcctatataaagaaaattggtTATAATCCAGCTGCTGTTGCATTTGTACCAATTTCTGGTTGGCACGGGGATAACATGTTGGAGGCATCGAGCAAAATGCCTTGGTTCAAGGGATGGCAAATTGAGCGTAAGGAAGGTAAAGCGGAAGGGAAATGTCTTATCGAAGCTCTCGATGCCATTCTTCCACCTTCCAGACCAACCGACAAACCACTCCGCCTCCCACTtcaa GATGTTTATAAGATTGGTGGTATCGGTACTGTACCTGTTGGTCGGGTTGAAACTGGCGTATTGAAGCCAGGTATGGTCGTTACCTTTGCTCCTGCAGGCCTGACCACTGAAGTTAAGTCGGTGGAAATGCATCACGAGGCATTACTAGAGGCTGTACCTGGTGACAATGTCGGTTTCAATGTGAAGAACGTTTCTGTCAAAGAATTGCGTCGTGGATTTGTTGCTGGCGACTCTAAGAGCAATCCTCCTAAAGGTGCCGCAGACTTTACTGCCCAG GTCATTGTACTAAATCATCCGGGGCAAATCAGCAATGGTTATACACCGGTATTGGATTGTCATACTGCTCATATTGCCTGCAAATTTGCCGAAATTAAGGAGAAGTGCGATCGCCGTACTGGCAAGACTACCGAGGAGAATCCAAAATCAATCAAATCAGGAGACGCAGCTATTGTTACTCTTGTACCAAGCAAGCCCATGTGCGTCGAATCTTTCCAAGAATTTCCGCCATTGGGACGTTTCGCTGTCCGTGACATGCGTCAGACGGTAGCAGTCGGTGTAATCAAGGCTGTTACTTTTAAGGATGCAAGCGGTGGAAAAGTCACCAAGGCTGCCGAAAAAgctcagaaaaagaaataa
- the LOC124952680 gene encoding 28S ribosomal protein S14, mitochondrial, whose amino-acid sequence MAIALIMKRIMNYSIHRQQEAAALSTNMATLVTGVSTFLNIFSRSSRSLGRDFQQIRNYVGCRMRRDAKRRRLAGEYAEERLRLVAMKRNDILPIEIKDLVEKEIQERIPRQTALRQLTFRCVLTSRPRGIVYRWRLSRIMFRDLADYNKLAGIQRAMW is encoded by the exons ATGGCGATAGCGTTGATAATGAAacgaattatgaattattcgaTCCATCGGCAGCAGGAAGCAGCAGCACTTTCGACAAATATGGCTACGCTTGTAACCGGTGTTTCcacttttcttaatatattttcacgaaGTTCAAGATCGTTAGGGCGTGAT ttTCAACAAATACGCAATTATGTCGGCTGCAGAATGAGACGCGATGCCAAGCGTAGAAGATTGGCTGGAGAATATGCGGAAGAAAGATTGAGATTGGTTGCAATGAAGCGAAATGACATTTTACCTATTGAAATTAAA gaTCTcgttgagaaagagatacaagaAAGAATTCCTAGACAGACTGCTTTAAGACAATTGACTTTTCGGTGTGTACTAACTTCGCGACCTAGAGGAATCGTATACAGATGGAGATTATCAAGGATAATGTTCCGTGACTTAgcagattataataaattagctGGTATACAACGAGCCATGTGGTAG